A genomic window from Vitis riparia cultivar Riparia Gloire de Montpellier isolate 1030 chromosome 18, EGFV_Vit.rip_1.0, whole genome shotgun sequence includes:
- the LOC117905419 gene encoding probable indole-3-pyruvate monooxygenase YUCCA10 encodes MEEVVIIVGAGPSGLATSACLNVLSIPNIILEREDCFASLWKKRSYDRLKLHLGKQFCQLPHMPYPPGTPTFIPKAGFLQYLEDYVSHFQINPRYHRFVESASYDKVVGKWHIVAKNTLSDELEVYLGKFLVVATGENSEGLIPKIPGLDSFGGEFMHCSDYKNGKRFTNKEVLVVGCGNSGMEIAYDLWDHGAITSIVVRNPVHVVTKEMVLLGMLLLKYIPCKVVDYVTVSLSKLVYGDLSSYGLPRPSEGPFYLKDVTRSSPVIDVGTIEKIKEGEIQVVPTITKIEGDNVYFSDGKMNRFDAIIFATGYKSTVLKWLKESEDLFNEDGMPKKSFPNHWNGENGLYCVGFASRGLFGIARDAEHIANHIRGVMSWK; translated from the exons ATGGAAGAAGTTGTAATCATCGTAGGAGCTGGCCCTTCTGGTCTTGCAACTTCTGCATGCCTGAATGTTCTCTCCATCCCCAACATAATCCTGGAAAGAGAGGATTGCTTTGCCTCTCTGTGGAAGAAAAGGTCTTATGACCGCTTGAAGCTTCATCTGGGAAAGCAGTTCTGCCAACTTCCTCATATGCCTTACCCCCCAGGTACACCTACATTTATCCCCAAGGCTGGTTTTCTTCAGTACTTGGAGGACTATGTATCTCACTTCCAGATAAACCCGCGATACCACCGCTTTGTAGAGTCTGCATCCTATGATAAGGTTGTAGGAAAGTGGCACATAGTGGCCAAGAACACACTCTCTGATGAGTTAGAGGTGTACCTAGGGAAGTTTCTGGTGGTCGCCACTGGTGAGAATAGTGAGGGTCTCATTCCTAAGATACCTGGGTTGGACAGTTTTGGAGGGGAGTTCATGCACTGTAGCGATTATAAGAATGGAAAGAGATTCACTAACAAAGAAGTTTTGGTTGTTGGATGTGGGAATTCTGGCATGGAGATAGCCTATGACTTATGGGATCATGGTGCAATAACCTCTATTGTTGTTCGCAACCCG GTACATGTGGTTACAAAGGAAATGGTGTTACTTGGAATGCTTTTGTTGAAATACATTCCTTGCAAGGTGGTGGATTATGTTACTGTGTCCCTCTCCAAATTGGTTTATGGAGATCTTTCTAGTTATGGGCTTCCAAGGCCAAGCGAGGGACCGTTTTATCTTAAAGATGTAACTCGTTCATCTCCGGTTATTGATGTTGGAACCATAGAGAAGATTAAGGAAGGAGAAATTCAG GTCGTGCCGACAATAACTAAGATAGAAGGTGACAATGTCTATTTTTCTGATGGAAAAATGAACAGGTTTGATGCAATAATCTTCGCTACAGGTTACAAAAGCACTGTTCTAAAATGGCTTAAG GAGAGTGAAGACCTTTTCAATGAGGATGGAATGCCCAAGAAGAGCTTCCCAAATCACTGGAATGGGGAAAATGGTCTCTATTGTGTTGGATTTGCAAGTCGAGGGTTATTTGGAATTGCAAGAGATGCGGAACATATAGCCAACCACATCAGAGGTGTTATGTCGTGGAAATAA